In Fragaria vesca subsp. vesca linkage group LG5, FraVesHawaii_1.0, whole genome shotgun sequence, the genomic stretch TCAAATAATTTTCAAGATCATTTCATAAGCCGAAGTAATAATATAAGCTCGGAAAATAAAATAATAAATTATAAAATCTTGCATGCTTATTTATTTAAAACTAAAATGTCCACTCACAAATTTAGGCATAAACCCGACGATAACCGCATCGCCACTCAAGCGAGGTTCCTTTCGTATCCTGGCACAAGAAATATGCTTAGAACCACTCTTCGATTTAGGAAATTAAATGTTTTAACTTAACCATCGAAATCCTCCCAATTAACCCACTAATAAGCTAATTAGATTTTTACCAAACTTCATCTACAACTTCACTTCATCAATTCTAGCACTTTAGAACCATAACCAAGAAAATCCAATGGTCAGATTTATTCTAATAACCGCCAATTTCTCCAATCTCTGAAAAATTCCAAACATAACCAAAACTCTTCCAAAAATTCCGAACTTCATACCATTAGACTCCCCTTAATATAACACATTTAAAACCCTGAAAAACCCCCTTATAGCGGCGCCGCCGCCGCCGTCTGCTCCGGCGACCCCCAAGGGCTACCAAATTTTAACAGCATCTTCCTCTCAACACCCCAAACAACTTTCATAACTATCACTAAGTCCAGTTTCAAGCTTAAACATGTCAATCGAACAAAAACACAATAAAGAACCCTAGAAATTCAAATCTTCGATTCTCCTTACCTAGCTCGTGTTAGGATGTATCCTTTTAGGGTTTTGCTGCTGGGAGGGAGAGCTTCAAGTTGACACCAACAGCTTCGGCTATGGTGGCCGGAAAAGAGAATTTCCGGTGAAACTCCACTACGCACAGCTGCTCCTTCTCGGCGTGATTCCTCCCTCACGGCGGCGCAACACGACTAGCCACCTACCTAGACTTGAAGAGGATGTTCCAAGCTTCGATTTGATACCAAGCTTGCCGCCTATCTTGGCCGGACGGCGGCGAACGGAGGCCAGGAATTCGACGAGTCGGGGGAAGAGTTCGGGGGAGAGGAGAGAGAGAGAGAGAGTGTGGGTGTTGGGCTTCACATCCTACCTAGTCCATCACTTAAAACACCCACAAAAAATAAAACCTAATAGAAATTTACCCATTTACCAACAAATGTTTACCCTTTTTATCTGATAACTTTTACATACGAACTTCATTTTAAGCGTACTACGTGTCCACGAAATCCGTTTAACATCCTTTACGACTTTTATGAAGAAAGTTTTCCCAAATTTTTTACAAAGAAAAAAGTCAACTTTTAGATAGTAAACAGTTACTCAAAACGATAAAAGTCAAAGCAATAAAAAAAGTAAATAACTGTAATTTAATTTATGAACCGGGATGTGACATGAAATGTAACGGTGGTGTGTAAGAATGCAGTGGTGGTGTGAAATTGGTCACAGGATGATAAGAGGCTTCGACCAAAGAGTGATCATAGCAATTTCCAGCAACCCCTGCGCCGTATCCCGCCGGAATCAGGCCCAGATGTGGGCTCTGATACCACTGGGCTTAAAAAAGGTGTTTGAGGGCTCTAGATTCACATCTGGGCCTGATTCCGGCGGGATACGTCGGAGGGGTTGCTGGAAATTGCTATGATCACTCTTTGGTCGAAGCCTCTTATCATCCTGTGACCAATTTCACACCACCACTGCATTTCACGCAGCCAAACTGTTACCCACCACCGCACCCTTTCACACCACCAAGCCCGTACCCACCACCGCTGCATTTCACGCACCCAAACCCTTACCCACCACCTCAAAATTTCTCACAACCAAACTACCCACCCCCGCAGCTCACACAGCCAAACTCATACCCACCACCGCAGAACAACCATTCTGCAACCCTAATCAATGGCCACTGGATTCCCTTGTGTTTCTCAGACTCACACACAAGACTACCCTTCTCCTTACTTGCAACCCACTCATCATATTGCTCCACAACCACTCACCACCTCTCCTCAAAGCCCATCCATCCCTTCGTACTACACACCTCATACTAACCCGAATCTCCAGATTCATCCTCCAATTTCACCAAACAGCTCACATGAACCTTTGGTGGTTCACTCTCATCTGTGGAGGGCTCGTTGCAAGCAAGTCGCTCTCAAGTCGACTGCTGCCACTGGAGGAGTGAAGAAGCACCGCCGATTCAGGCTCGGGACAGCCGCGCTCCGCGATGCTCCAAAGACTATAGGTAAACATCAAGGAAGAGGGAAGTTTGACTCTCCGCAGCAGTCGTCAACACCCGAATCGATTTCAGCCACGACTGGGGCTTCGTCATCACTCATTTCTGCCAATGATGGAAGCCAAGTTGATATGTCTGTGGAGTTTGGGTCTCTGCCGCCATCATCAGTCGACCTTACTGTGGCTACTACTAATGGTGGTGTGGTAAGAATCTCTACTAATACGGGGTTGAATTTGTCGCAACATGAAGTTGGTTTCAATAGTGAAATAAGCACTGAACCTGTGGCATCTGATATTTCAACAACATCTACTGTTAAACTGGTTGGAAGTCCACAGGAGGTTGAGAGTGTTACCAAAACTGTTGATGGAGACAAAATTAGAGGGGTACTGTCGAAAACCAAGGAACTTGGTCAATCTTATCAACATGCTAGAGTGGGTTTAGGCCACTTTGGCGAGGTGAACTCTTCAATTAGTCTGCTTATTGCTGTTGGTTCTGGTGATATGATGCAAGAGGAAATAAGAGACGACACTGCTATGGGAACCAATGTGTCTGATTATGAATTGAAACAATAATAGGGAGAAGAAGGAGATGCTCAAAATGGAACGAGGCCAGTTGTGACTGTTGTTGTGGACTTGCCTAAGTTCATTCATTCCAAGGCCATGATTACTGATAATCAGGGACTCTTGAGTGGTGATATTGGTGCAGCTCACTTGTCTATTGGAGGCAAGTATAAAAAAATGCATGGGAATTGAGAAATGGTACTTGAGCAAATATGGGAGAAAAAGAAAACACAAGTTCATGCCAAGCTTGCCAGCAAAGGGAATGCAAAGGCGCTGATTTTGAATGCTATGGAAGGGGTCAAGCCCAATGAGATGATGATATGTTATGCTGATGAACAAGCGTACGCAAGATTATGTCATTGTGAAACAACGAAGCTCATTTTATGTCATAGAGAAGCACTCGACAAAATGGGCAAACTAAGTCAAACCTCATTGTCTCAGCTGGTATTCACTACATTGAGTTTAGAATTGCAAGATGTCAGAAGACTTGTTTTTCATGTTTGCACTGCTAGAATGAACTTGAGTGAGGAGGTAGACTGGGGAGTTTATCATTCAGAAATTCGAGATTCAGGCCTTCAGATTGTTACAGTTGGTTCATTTACAGTGAGTGAAGATGTTACATGTTTTACAATACATGATCAGACTGAGGTGAACTTTGCAACGATGCTAACGAGTTCTATCATGCCTTATTTTCCTTTGTCTAGTATCAAGGCACGAGTGGATGGTGGAAATATGTCATTGGTACTTGGAGACTTTGAGTTGATTCAAGATGAATGCCACATGCTTAAAGATCATGAGAAACACGTACTTGTGCCTCATATTCCCCAATTATTGCTGGATGCGGAAAAATTTCTGAGGTAACAATTCTGCATTCTAGATTGGAGGCTCTTTTGTTGTGTCATTTTGATGTCAGTGAATTAATGACACCTCTGGGAGTAGCAAATCAAAGTGAGTCTACCTAACTGGAAAGTTAGACTAAAAAATTCAACCTCAAGTCCCGAAGGAAATTTTGAATATGATTTGGATATTGCAAACTTGATTGAGAGCATGAGAATTAATGCCCAGCATAGAATTATTTATATGCAAATTGCACCTTCAGCCATGCATTGTTTTGAGTTCATGCTTCCAATTATCAATGTTGGAATTTTGACTATTGTGCCATCATCTAGTCCTGCCTGGGATTTTCAAAATGATCATCTTGGGCCACCCATGCCTACTTCTGGTTATTTTGGAGTCAATGTTGTGATAGGAGTCTATGAGCAAGCAAATGAGAAAGCAACCTTGTCTTATATCTGCTATTTTGTTGGGAAATTATTTCACGAGTGTCAAGCAGCTCAGTTACAAATTCAGAAGGGAGATCAACAGCTTCAATTGTTCTTACCTTATGTTATTATGCTGGAAGTGGGAGAAACATTTACTACTTGGGAGTGGCTACATATAAGGGATGGAGGCAGTAGTAGAGAATGTCTTGTAGTACTTACAGAGACCAATGAAATATGTGTTGCACATGCAATTGTTCCCTCAGAGAGTGCATACTCGGCATCAGATGAAGATGAACAGCCTTTGTTTCTAAATGTCATTTTCCAGGACCTTGATTTCTCCACTTATGCAGATGATAATCTTGACGTCTTATTTCAGGGTCTCGGTGACAATAGCCTTGCTGCTCTTCATTGTTTTCATGCCACTATCTTGGGAATATTGAACACAAATGCTGCTGCGTTTGACAATACAATGGCCTCCCTGCTGATCAATGTGGTTGATTATGCTCTTGTTATTTCACTTCATACCTTTCTGATTCTCGATGATCTGTTGATGTCACTCACACATGTGCTAGGTACCCTTGCTGCATGGTTTGCTCTGTTTCATATTGAGATTTGTAGAGTTATCAACGATCAGCCTTCAACATGTACTGCTAGGATTGCTGGTACGAAGCATCTAATTTCTCAGTACAATGTCAGTTGTTAGACTACTGGACAAGCTTTAAAAGACATTTCAGGCTTGAGGTCAAGCCTGTTCTTTGAGCGGGTGGAAATGTTATGATTCTAGAGTCTTCAGGTCATGTGCGGGGCACGTGATCAGCTACTAGGGTCCTATATGTACCTCCTTTGGAGCTTTTGCTCATTATTGAAGAATATTGAAGTTTACTAGTACTTCAGATTCATAAACCAGTATACAGCGCAATGAAAAGAAAAGGGGGACTGTTGGACTAGCTTTCAGCACATAAAGCTGCATAAAAGGCACCAGACACCAGATATACTACATATTAACAAATTAGCAACACAATACAGCAACCTACAGTGAGGTGATGCAAAGTAACATACCACAGTTATGTATCTTAACACAACTACAACAATTGGCCGAAGGAAAAGAAAAACCACACAGACGCAACAGTTGCTGCTCTTCCAACTCCCCAAATTTGGAAGGCATGATATACAGATAACAACTGCTAAAGCCTACCTGCATTTTTGCCACAATTGATGTAGATTTCTTCCAAACAAAGCTTTTGCCATCAATTTTTGGAAAGAAGTTGTATTTCACAAATAGTGAGTCATTCTAACAGAAGCATTTCAAGTCCTAGATGGTGCCCAACAGGCAGAACCAAGCATAATTCTACCCTTCCAACCCTGCAGCATCCAGTGGCCATCTTCATTAACCACAAAGTACGGGTGGTACCCCATTTTTACCTTATCCTTTATTTTGTTCACAACTTCATAGTCCAATGGCAGCTGTCTGAAACCAGCCTCCTGTTTCGAATCTGCCACTGCTTATATGTTTCGGGCCTCGCAATTCTTTTAGTGCCCTCACAAGCAACTATATTCAGAACTTCACGTCCAATAAACTCTTTCTCAAACCCCAATCTCATCTGATCTTCGAGAGGAAAAGTAGTATCCAACACATCAAACAATGCAGAGAAGTGGAATAGTGCCTCTCGGAAGCGTGGAACAAAGTAGGGGGCATCATGGGATCCATTAACAATACTATGGACAAAAATATCAGGATTCAACTTCCTAATCAAATTTAGAACAGTATCCCTTGGACTGTTTACCATAACTGTCTCATCAAGGAGGTACTTAAATCGGCAGAGACAATTAACAGCAAGCACCTCATTTCTTTTAACTTTAAGGTCATCAGGTTGGAGAGTTTCCCATTTTCTGGATATGGCATAATACTTAAAAGGAACACTAAATCGATTACAATACTTTGCCAATCGATGCCCTGTCTCTTGGACTGTTTCTTCTGCTCGACAACCACTTAAGGGAAGCTCTACTCCTGTAATGCGTAATTTAGGAGGTCCACCAGGTCT encodes the following:
- the LOC101307207 gene encoding uncharacterized protein LOC101307207 encodes the protein MVLEQIWEKKKTQVHAKLASKGNAKALILNAMEGVKPNEMMICYADEQAYARLCHCETTKLILCHREALDKMGKLSQTSLSQLVFTTLSLELQDVRRLVFHVCTARMNLSEEVDWGVYHSEIRDSGLQIVTVGSFTYQGTSGWWKYVIGTWRL